The Helianthus annuus cultivar XRQ/B chromosome 11, HanXRQr2.0-SUNRISE, whole genome shotgun sequence region AGTGTCAAGTCGGTTCGTAGTTTTCTTGGTCATGCGGGATTTTATAGGCGCTTTATtagggatttttccaaaatcactcgCCCCATGACGCGATTGCTGGAAAAGGACGTTCCTTTCATCTTTGACGAGGAGTGCCTTCGATCGTTCGAGTTTCTGAAGGAGAAGTTAGTGAGTGCACCGATCCTCGTGTCGCCTGATTGGAGCTTACCATTCGAGCTGATGTGCGATGCGAGTGACTACGCAGTTGGTGCGGTGTTAGGGCAGAGACGGGAGAAGCATTTTCACCCGATTTACTACGCGAGTAAAACGTTGAATGATGCCCAGGAGAATTACACCACCATAGAGAAGGAGTTGTTAGCAGTGGTGTTCGCGTTCGATAAATTCCGATCATATCTCGTTCTTTCGAAAACCGTCGTGTTTACTGATCATTCTGCTCTGCGTTACTTGTTTCAGAAGAAGGACGCGAAGCCGCGCCTTATACGATGGATTCTGCTTCTTTCCAAGTTCGACATTGAAATTAAGGATAAGAAAGGGGCAGAGAATGTGGCGGCGGACCACTTGTCCCGCTTAGAGGATCGGAAGAGAGAGGAGATTCGTGAGGAGGCGATAGGAGATAGATTCCCTCACGAGTCTATTGATGCTGTTACGGCAGGGGCCGTGGATTTACCGTGGTTTAGCGATCTAGCCAATTATTTGGCTAACGGGTTCGTGATTGAGGGTACGCATCGCCAGCAAAGGAGGAAGCTTATGAATGATGCGCGGAAGTAAATTTGGGACGATCCCTATCTTTTCAAGATAGGCAGTGATCGAGTTTTGAGGAGATGTGTGAGTAGAGAGGACGGCTTGGATATTATTCGCCATGTCCATGAGGGATTGAGTGGAGGACACCATGGTGCGCATGTGACTGCGCAGAAGGTGTTTGATTGTGGTTTCTATTGGCCGACAGTAGTATATGATGCGGCCGAGTTTGTGAGAAAATGTGACCGATGCCAGCGgaccggcaacatctcatccaaggatgagatGCCCTAGAATCCTATTCAAGTGTTGGAAGTCTTTGACGTTCGGGGCATCGATTTCATGGGGCCATTTCCATCTTTGAGTGGGAATCGGTACATCCTCGTTGCGATAGACTATGTTTcgaagtgggtggaagctcaagctttgcccacAAACGGCGCATGTGTGGTGGTGAGATTCTTGAAGAAGTTGTTCACGCGATTCGGTACTCCTAAGGCAATTATTAGTGATCGCGATACGCATTTTTGCAATGCGGTGATGGAGAAGGCGTTCGAGAGGTATGGAGTTACGCACCGCTTGTCTACCACGTACCATCAGCAAACAAGCGGTCAATGGGAGAACGCGAATCGAGGAGTGAAGAGGATTTTCGAGAAGACGGTAGGTAAGAGTCGGAAGGATTGGTCCGACAAGTTGGACGATGCGTTATGGGCTTTCCGCACCGCCTACAAGACGCCATTAGGGACGACAACGTTTATGATCGTTTATGGGAAAGCGTGCCATTTACCGGTCGAGTTAGAGCATCGGGCTCTTTGGGCGCTCAAAACGGTGAATTTAGATTTGACCGAGGCCGCTAGGAGACGATTTTTCCAAATTCATGAGTTGGAGGCGCTTCGTGACGCCGCGTATGATCGTTCTGGGAGTATCAAGGAAAAGTCGAAAGCTTTGCATGATAGAAGGTTGCGGAAGTTGAAGGAGTTTAAAGTGGGCGATCAAGTGCTTTTGTTTAATTCGAGGTTGAAGTTGATTGCCGGAAAGTTGAAGTCGAGATGGTCCGGGCCGTATGTCGTGAAGGAGGTTTTCCCGTACGGTACCGTCGAGTTGTTTGATGAAGCGAGTTCGAATGCGTGGAAGGTGAATGGGCATAGGTTGAAGCACTACATAGGGGGTCCCATCGACACCGCCGAAGAGGAAACCGGTCCTCTTTCGGACCCGCCTAGCACCACCACGTAGGTTCTTGAGTGAAAACTCAAGTGTAGAGTTTGTACATTGAGTCGTTGTCCGTGTCGTGTCTTTAGTTAGTGTTTTAGGTGTTTTTGCGTCGTTTGTCGTCGTGTCGTATTTGTGTCCGTTTCGTGTTTTATCAAGTATTTTGCAGGTACATCATCTCTCACGTGGCCGAAGTCGACTACCGAGCAGCCTCCCAGGATGTCAGGTGAGGGGTCATCTTCAGGAGTAAAGCGCAAGAGGCGCAGTACGAGAGCCCAGGCGGCAGTTCAGGAGCAGTCGGTTGCTCCAGTACTTAGGGAGATCACGTATAGGGATAACAGGACTCCGCATGGTCAGAGTAATAGGTTGGGGGATAGCCCGTTATTACGGTTTACGTTTGGGTCAGCTGAGTATTTGAAGTATGATCCAATTAAGAAGCTGAATCTGCTAGAATTTCGAAGGATTGACTGGGATCTAGTGAGACAGCTGGGACAGGTTGAAAGGTTGGAGCAGTTGTTGGGTTCGAAGTTTAGGATGGCGTTAGAATGTGGCACACCACAGTATTACCAGCTCACTTTGGAGTTTCATTCCACGTTTTATTATAGACATCCAGGGGGTTTTGATGAGCCGGATGTGGTTTCGTTTGTGCTGGGTAAGAGGATTTTCAATATGACACTGCCACAATTCGCTGAGGCAACTGGATTTTATTCGTGTCAGGAGGTTGAGTCGGATGAGTTTAGGGGTTTGTTGAGATATGTAGTGAAGGAGGAAACGGAGTTTTGTGTGATAGCAGGGGATTTGCAGAGATTTTGGGCGACTATTGCTACCACACCATATTCGAGCAATATGGTAGCATCTGATATTCGAGATCCGCTTTATAGGTTTGTACACAAGATATTGGCGGCGACATTGATTGGTAGGTACGAGGGGGATAAGGTGAACCAGCATAGCCTGTTCTGTCTGATGTGTATGGTTGAGAGGAGGCCAGCGAATCTGGCAAGTATTTCGGCGTGGTTTTTAGCAAGGCCGAAGAAGGGAGGTAAAAACGCGAGGTTATATGGTGGGCCATACATTACGATGTTAGCGGCCAATTTAGGTGTGTTTGCTGATTTTCCGCCTGATCTGATGCGTACAGGACCAGCTCCATCATTGATGGAGCTGAAGAGTCTACAGTTGGCAAGGATAGTGATAGTGGCTACGCCACCGGCATGGGAGGCCGTGACTGAGGGGCAGCAGGTGCCACCTCCACCAGGTTCAGCCGCCGCAGAGGCGATGCAGGGTGCAATTCCACAGCGTATTCGGGCGCCACTGCAAAGGCATCAGTTGCCGGCACGTGAGCGCCCTATTATGCAGCCGCGGCCAGAGCCGTTGACATTGGGGGGTTTGTATGATAGAGTGGATCAGGTGAGGC contains the following coding sequences:
- the LOC110888127 gene encoding uncharacterized protein LOC110888127; this translates as MGPFPSLSGNRYILVAIDYVSKWVEAQALPTNGACVVVRFLKKLFTRFGTPKAIISDRDTHFCNAVMEKAFERYGVTHRLSTTYHQQTSGQWENANRGVKRIFEKTVGKSRKDWSDKLDDALWAFRTAYKTPLGTTTFMIVYGKACHLPVELEHRALWALKTVNLDLTEAARRRFFQIHELEALRDAAYDRSGSIKEKSKALHDRRLRKLKEFKVGDQVLLFNSRLKLIAGKLKSRWSGPYVVKEVFPYGTVELFDEASSNAWKVNGHRLKHYIGGPIDTAEEETGPLSDPPSTTT